From a region of the Sesamum indicum cultivar Zhongzhi No. 13 linkage group LG3, S_indicum_v1.0, whole genome shotgun sequence genome:
- the LOC105159178 gene encoding origin of replication complex subunit 2, with product MEFNDIEEEEFGFSRNYFLAKELRGSGKKSARKLSEINLVDEQELREAYANIEPKHEKEINDLLNSYKSSYSEWVFVLRCGFGLLMYGFGSKKALMEDFASTALTDYSVVVINGYLQSVNLKQVAVTLAELLWDQLKTQRKSTLENLPKNQQPFHTRSMDDLISFLDGPHLEDDECFVCVLVNNIDGPGLRDSETQQYLARLAACSHIRMVASIDHVNAPLLWDKKMVHTQFNWYWYHVPTYAPYKVEGMFFPLILAHTGSAQTVKTASIVLQSLTPNAQSVFKVLADHQLAHPNEEGMPFNNLYTICRERFLVSSQITLNAHLTEFKDHELVKTRRNSDGEDCLYIPLATEALEKLVQEISQ from the exons ATGGAGTTCAATGACATCGAGGAAGAGGAATTCGGGTTCTCAAGAAACTACTTTTTAGCAAAGGAGTTGCGCGGTTCCGGCAAAAAATCGGCGCGCAAGCTCTCCGAGATCAATCTCGTTGATGAACAG GAGCTAAGAGAAGCGTATGCTAACATTGAGCCAAAGCACGAGAAAGAAATCAATGATTTGTTAAATAGTTATAAGAGTTCATACTCGGAATGGGTCTTTGTGTTGAG GTGTGGTTTTGGGCTATTGATGTATGGGTTTGGGTCAAAGAAGGCATTGATGGAAGACTTTGCATCAACCGCGTTGACTGATTATTCTGTTGTTGTGATCAATGGGTATCTTCAATCTGTCAATCTTAAACAG GTTGCAGTTACTTTAGCCGAACTCCTTTGGGATCAATTGAAAACACAGCGGAAAAGTACCTTGGAAAATCTTCCTAAAAACCAGCAACCCTTTCATACCCGATCTATGGATGATCTGATCTCATTTCTTGATGGGCCACATTTGGAGGATGATGAATGTTTTGTTTGTGTCTTAGTTAACAATATTGATGGGCCTGGACTACGTGATTCTGAGACTCAACAATATCTTGCCAGACTCGCAGCTTGCTCCCATATACGCATGGTAGCTTCCATTGATCATGTGAATGCTCCTCTCT TATGGGACAAGAAGATGGTTCACACTCAGTTCAATTGGTACTGGTACCATGTTCCTACCTATGCACCCTACAAGGTTGAAGGAATGTTCTTTCCTCTGATACTCGCTCACACTGGCAGTGCACAAACCGTGAAGACAGCTTCGATAGTTTTACAGAGTTTGACGCCAAATGCTCAGAGTGTTTTCAAAGTGCTTGCAGATCATCAGCTAGCCCATCCCAATGAAGAAG GGATGCCGTTTAACAACTTGTACACAATCTGCCGAGAACGGTTTCTAGTTAGCAGCCAGATCACTCTAAATGCTCATCTCACAGAATTTAAAGACCACGAGTTGGTCAAGACCAGAAGAAACTCGGACGGTGAAGATTGCTTATACATTCCTCTCGCCACTGAAGCACTTGAGAAACTTGTCCAAGAGATCAGCCAATAG